Proteins co-encoded in one Megalops cyprinoides isolate fMegCyp1 chromosome 1, fMegCyp1.pri, whole genome shotgun sequence genomic window:
- the LOC118789873 gene encoding tripartite motif-containing protein 35-like, giving the protein MAAKVSFLEEELCCSVCLDIFKDPVVLKCSHSFCRVCLQQCWEEKSSQECPICKRKASMNPLLPNLVLKNIVESYLKQKAESKVGQKTEAAEESEARCSLHGEKLLLFCVHDEEVVCVVCQTSRKHLTHQLCPVDEAAQDLKEELRTALTCVKEKLDSFIKVKQESKKSAEHIWSQTRKTERQVKAEFEKLHQFLRDEEEARLAALREEEKQKSQTMKEKIENLSRHITVLSDKITAIEKVMDTDDIHFLQAVTPACHYRAQCKLQDPQLLSGALMDVAKHLGNLKFRVWEKMLGMVQYTPVTLDPNTAASWLCLSDDLTSVRYIQTDQQFPDNPERFDLYGMVLGSEGFTSGKHSWEVEVGNKSEWDVGVAKESINRKGENEYSPEEGLWVVTLREGDEYTACASSPSPLTLKRKPQRIRVELDYSRGEVSFYDPSDMSHIYTFRDTFTERLFPYFNPCANNDGSNPGALQICPVKVSVTVMSSQ; this is encoded by the exons ATGGCAGCAAAGGTTTCATTTCTGGAAGAggagctctgctgctctgtgtgtttggacaTCTTCAAGGACCCTGTAGTCCTGAAATGCAGCCACAGCTTCTGTAGAGTGtgtctgcagcagtgctgggaAGAGAAGAGCTCTCAGGAGTGTCCCATCTGTAAGAGGAAGGCTTCTATGAATCCTCTGCTACCTAATCTGGTTTTAAAGAACATCGTTGAGTCCTACTTAAAGCAGAAGGCTGAGAGTAAAGTTGGACAGAAGACTGAAGCCGCAGAGGAGAGTGAAGCTCGCTGCAGTCTCCATGGAGAGAAacttctgctcttttgtgtTCATGATGAGGAGGTGGTCTGTGTCGTGTGTCAGACCTCGAGGAAACACTTAACCCACCAGCTCTGCCCAGTGGATGAAGCAGCACAGGATCTGAAG GAGGAGCTGAGAACTGCACTGACTTGTGTTAAAGAAAAACTGGACAGCTTCATTAAAGTTAAACAGGAGAGTAAGAAATCAGCAGAACACATCTGG AGTCagaccagaaaaacagagaggcaggtaAAGGCAGAGTTTGAGAAGCTCCATCAGTTCCTGCGAGATGAAGAGGAGGCCAGACTAGctgcactgagggaggaagagaagcaGAAGAGTCAGACGATGAAGGAGAAGATAgaaaacctttccagacataTCACAGTCCTTTCAGACAAAATCACAGCTATAGAGAAGGTCATGGACACTGACGACATCCACTTCTTACAGGCAG TGACTCCTGCTTGTCATTACAGAGCCCAGTGCAAACTGCAGGATCCACAGCTGCTTTCAGGGGCTCTGATGGATGTGGCCAAACACCTGGGCAATCTGAAGTTCAGAGTCTGGGAGAAGAtgctggggatggtgcagtaca CTCCTGTGACTCTGGACCCCAACACTGCAGCCTCCTGGCTCTGCCTATCTGATGATCTGACCAGCGTGAGATACATTCAAACAGACCAGCAATTTCCTGACAACCCAGAGAGGTTTGACTTGTACGGAATGGTATTGGGCTCTGAGGGGTTTAcctcaggaaaacacagctgggaggtggaggtggggaaCAAATCCGAGTGGGATGTAGGAGTGGCGAAAGAGTCCATCAACAGGAAGGGGGAGAACGAATACAGCCCAGAGGAAGGACTCTGGGTCGTCACCCTGAGGGAAGGGGATGAGTACACAGCCTGTGCCTCCTCACCATCACCCCTCACCCTGAAGAGGAAACCCCAGAGGATCAGAGTAGAGCTGGACTATAGTAGGGGGGAGGTGTCCTTCTATGACCCCAGCGACATGTCACACATCTATACTTTCCGAGACACATTTACTGAGAGACTCTTTCCATATTTCAATCCTTGTGCAAATAATGATGGAAGCAACCCAGGAGCCCTGCAGATCTGTCCAGTGAAGGTGTCTgtaacagtgatgtcatcccagTGA